A single window of Scomber scombrus chromosome 12, fScoSco1.1, whole genome shotgun sequence DNA harbors:
- the mrpl2 gene encoding 39S ribosomal protein L2, mitochondrial: MAVWCLTRALRSLTVSQPALLSSQAVAQTKLGAQTCVEQCRGFLTTASLEQNKTLWKQKEKYTVKPIGMKKTGGRDFTGKIRTHGIGGGHKRRYRWVDFQRLRYEEEREAKPFDEKVVEVRYDPCRSADIALVAGGSRKRWIIATENMQAGDIIKTSGVIGRMAVSANEGDAYPLGALPVGTLVNNLEIQPGKGSEYIRAAGTSGILLRKVNGTAIVQLPSKRQVQVLETCIVTVGRVSNVDHNKEVIGKAGRNRWFGVRPSSGLWQRKGGWAGRKIKPLPPMKSYVNMPSIAAK; the protein is encoded by the exons ATGGCGGTGTGGTGTTTAACTCGAGCCCTGCGCTCCTTGACTGTCTCCCAGCCTGCCCTGCTGTCCTCTCAG GCAGTAGCACAGACCAAGCTGGGAGCTCAGACATGTGTGGAACAGTGTAGAGGTTTCCTCACCACGGCCTCTCTGGAGCAGAACAAGACTCTGTGGAAGCAGAAGGAGAAGTACACCGTCAAACCAATAGGAATGAAAAAGACAGGAGGCCGAGATTTCACAG GAAAGATACGGACTCACGGCATCGGCGGCGGCCACAAACGAAGGTACCGGTGGGTAGACTTCCAGCGACTTCGCtatgaggaagaaagagaggcaaAGCCCTTTGACGAGAAGGTTGTCGAAGTGCGATACGACCCGTGCAG GTCCGCTGACATTGCTCTGGTGGCTGGAGGCTCCCGGAAGAGATGGATCATCGCAACAGAGAACATGCAGGCTGGAGacatcattaaaacatctgGAGTTATCGGGCGCATGGCAG TCTCAGCCAACGAAGGCGATGCTTACCCGCTGGGAGCTCTTCCTGTGGGAACACTGGTGAACAATCTGGAGATACAACCGGGGAAGGGATCAGAGTACATCCGTGCTGCAG gcACGAGTGGCATTTTGCTGCGTAAAGTGAACGGAACAGCGATCGTTCAGCTTCCTTCAAAGCGGCAGGTGCAG gtactGGAGACCTGCATTGTAACAGTGGGACGTGTATCCAACGTCGATCATAATAAAGAGGTAATCGGCAAAGCAGGTCGTAATCGTTGGTTTGGCGTTCGCCCCTCGAGCGGCTTGTGGCAGAGGAAAGGAGGCTGGGCAGGACGCAAGATTAAACCACTACCTCCTATGAAGAGTTACGTAAACATGCCCTCAATAGCAGCTAAATAA